In Streptomyces durocortorensis, a genomic segment contains:
- a CDS encoding SCO4402 family protein produces the protein MGGMPLTDMPWWRWRTNVRSALHMLSDPDFHHECWLAGREGYGDVTDAVYRLVEDTWLDNWSAEKYVGTIFRDAAEAAAVDTAALRVLRIMHQVGADAPVSAYLDHQGWPEAVRAAREAHVLLAVNDSEDPDTPPRSLDVIRIMTRTA, from the coding sequence ATGGGCGGCATGCCGCTCACTGACATGCCGTGGTGGCGCTGGCGCACCAACGTGCGCTCGGCGCTGCACATGCTCTCCGACCCCGACTTCCACCACGAGTGCTGGCTCGCCGGCCGGGAGGGATACGGGGACGTCACCGACGCCGTTTACCGACTGGTCGAGGACACCTGGCTCGACAACTGGTCCGCCGAGAAGTACGTCGGCACCATATTCAGGGACGCCGCCGAGGCGGCCGCCGTGGACACGGCCGCCCTGCGCGTCCTGCGGATCATGCACCAGGTCGGCGCGGACGCCCCCGTCTCCGCCTATCTGGACCATCAGGGCTGGCCGGAGGCGGTCCGGGCGGCGCGCGAAGCGCACGTGCTGCTCGCCGTCAACGACTCCGAGGACCCGGACACGCCCCCGCGCTCCCTGGACGTCATCCGCATCATGACCAGGACCGCCTAG
- the purU gene encoding formyltetrahydrofolate deformylase — MTAPQPTALPQQYVLTLSCPDKQGIVHAVSSYLFMTGCNIEDSQQFGDHDTGLFFMRVHFSSDATVTVDKLRASFAAIGEAFRMEWQIHRPEEKMRVVLMVSKFGHCLNDLLFRSRTGALPVEIAAVVSNHTDFAELVASYGIPFRHLPVTKENKPEAEAQLLELVREEDVELVVLARYMQVLSDDLCKQLSGRIINIHHSFLPSFKGAKPYHQAHARGVKLIGATAHYVTADLDEGPIIEQEVERVGHDVTPDQLVAIGRDVECQALARAVKWHAERRILLNGRRTVIFA; from the coding sequence ATGACCGCACCGCAGCCCACCGCCCTGCCCCAGCAGTACGTCCTCACGCTCTCCTGCCCCGACAAACAGGGCATCGTGCACGCCGTGTCGAGCTACCTCTTCATGACCGGCTGCAACATCGAGGACAGTCAGCAGTTCGGGGACCACGACACGGGTCTGTTCTTCATGCGCGTCCACTTCTCCTCGGACGCCACCGTGACGGTGGACAAGCTGCGGGCCAGCTTCGCCGCGATCGGGGAGGCCTTCCGGATGGAGTGGCAGATCCACCGGCCCGAGGAGAAGATGCGGGTCGTGCTGATGGTCAGCAAGTTCGGCCACTGCCTCAACGACCTGCTGTTCCGTTCCCGTACGGGCGCGCTGCCCGTCGAGATCGCGGCCGTCGTCTCCAACCACACGGACTTCGCCGAGCTGGTCGCCTCGTACGGCATTCCCTTCCGGCACCTCCCGGTGACGAAGGAGAACAAGCCGGAGGCCGAGGCGCAGCTGTTGGAGCTGGTCCGCGAGGAGGACGTCGAGCTCGTCGTCCTGGCCCGCTACATGCAGGTCCTCTCCGACGACCTGTGCAAGCAGCTGAGCGGCCGGATCATCAACATCCACCACTCGTTCCTGCCGAGCTTCAAGGGGGCCAAGCCCTACCATCAGGCGCACGCGCGCGGGGTGAAGCTGATCGGCGCCACCGCGCACTACGTCACCGCCGACCTCGACGAGGGCCCGATCATCGAGCAGGAGGTCGAGCGGGTGGGGCACGACGTCACCCCGGACCAGCTGGTCGCGATCGGGCGGGACGTGGAGTGCCAGGCGCTGGCGCGCGCGGTGAAGTGGCACGCGGAGCGGCGCATCCTGCTCAACGGCCGCCGTACGGTGATCTTCGCGTAG
- a CDS encoding ABC transporter substrate-binding protein, producing the protein MTGRRRALFPRPFQHVITAAAAGALLLTGCGVLPGTSGGSREPVTVMTWAPDRSDDVSAVQKAGVPVMARAYARWVNDTGGIGGRELRVIVCDEGDTALGAERCAREAVKKEVAAVVGSYSRHGQSFMPALEAGGVPYIGGYGASTEEFSSYLSYPVNGGQSALLAGHGQQLARSCARVSLVRPDTIGGDGMPQLLNNGLLAADRPKSTDILAPEDATSYDKQAAKALERSGGSCVTAVLGSRTETFFDSFRRLEAEGERVTVSSVLGSVSQPLITRTGGRNSPFEGAHVTGWYPESGDARWKEMRSVVKRYAFGDNRIDPDDTAVQTTWIAYTALRAAVAAIDDDKVTSGRIAATLNRGTEVDTGGLTPTLRWRFRDLVGASAYPRIVNTKVTFQVVREGRLTAEREGFVDVAEALTDAPHI; encoded by the coding sequence ATGACCGGACGGCGACGCGCCCTGTTCCCCCGCCCCTTCCAGCACGTCATCACCGCGGCGGCCGCAGGTGCGTTGCTGCTGACCGGCTGCGGTGTGCTCCCTGGAACCTCGGGGGGATCCAGGGAGCCCGTCACCGTGATGACGTGGGCGCCCGACCGCTCGGACGACGTCAGCGCGGTGCAGAAGGCCGGAGTGCCCGTGATGGCCCGGGCGTACGCCCGCTGGGTCAACGACACCGGCGGTATCGGGGGGCGCGAGCTGCGGGTGATCGTCTGCGACGAGGGCGACACCGCGCTCGGCGCCGAGCGGTGCGCGCGGGAGGCCGTCAAGAAGGAGGTGGCCGCCGTCGTCGGCTCGTACAGCCGGCACGGGCAGAGCTTCATGCCCGCGCTGGAGGCGGGCGGCGTCCCGTACATCGGCGGCTACGGCGCCTCCACCGAGGAGTTCAGCAGCTACCTCTCCTACCCGGTCAACGGCGGCCAGTCCGCGCTGCTGGCCGGTCACGGCCAGCAGCTGGCGCGTTCCTGCGCGCGGGTCTCGCTGGTCCGGCCCGACACGATCGGCGGCGACGGCATGCCGCAGCTCCTCAACAACGGGCTGTTGGCCGCCGACCGGCCGAAGTCCACCGACATCCTGGCCCCCGAGGACGCCACCTCCTACGACAAGCAGGCCGCGAAGGCGCTGGAGCGGTCCGGCGGCAGCTGTGTGACGGCGGTGCTCGGTTCCCGCACGGAGACGTTCTTCGACTCCTTCCGCCGACTGGAGGCGGAAGGCGAGCGGGTCACGGTCTCCTCCGTCCTCGGCAGCGTCAGCCAGCCGCTCATCACCCGCACGGGCGGCCGGAACAGCCCGTTCGAGGGGGCCCACGTCACCGGCTGGTACCCGGAATCGGGCGACGCCCGGTGGAAGGAGATGCGCTCGGTGGTCAAGCGTTACGCCTTCGGGGACAACCGCATCGACCCGGACGACACCGCCGTCCAGACGACGTGGATCGCGTACACGGCGCTGCGGGCGGCCGTCGCGGCGATCGACGACGACAAGGTCACCTCGGGCCGGATCGCCGCCACCCTCAACCGGGGCACCGAGGTCGACACCGGCGGCCTGACCCCGACGCTCCGCTGGCGCTTCCGGGACCTGGTCGGCGCGTCGGCCTACCCGCGCATCGTCAACACGAAGGTGACGTTCCAGGTGGTCCGCGAGGGCCGTCTCACCGCCGAGAGGGAGGGCTTCGTGGACGTCGCGGAGGCCCTGACGGACGCCCCGCACATCTGA
- a CDS encoding zf-HC2 domain-containing protein, giving the protein MSGDGRESDGRDEEVRGARRIPGPRWAADDLDLESMPPPVLPPPGDAAAPDEVVPEQAAPEDAGPAARVAERIAPGDDVYEDGLREAPMPSGTEPDEWPGPPRPTPAPVLSHRVLKALLGAWALSACSAEETAAVEDHLTGCAPCADEALRLRDAVGLLHTGGSLDLDPTLRTRVMDGCLGRRPARIPVPEWAAPYDAETARLDALLRDIGDAEWHAPVRLQWFEEERPVSRRATVAGVIGHLRAVDGLLSAALGLDDPLGGGDVPLDPTERTEAYWSATRPPATRAVREPWRDQSHELIRTASLAGRNVAETSVSYGAFALPLQDALLERAFECWVHGGDIADAVDYPYEAPSAAHLHRMIDLAARLIPAALAGRRGAGLAGPVRELVAAGAPGRSLHLEIEGHGGGDWYIALDSPAAVGSPERAVATVALDGVEFCRLVAGHIPPVEAAAGQEGDREAIRDVLFAAASLSRL; this is encoded by the coding sequence CCGGCGACGCGGCCGCGCCCGACGAGGTCGTACCGGAACAGGCCGCGCCGGAGGACGCCGGGCCGGCTGCGCGCGTGGCCGAACGGATCGCGCCCGGCGACGACGTGTACGAGGACGGCCTGCGGGAGGCCCCCATGCCCTCCGGAACCGAGCCGGACGAGTGGCCGGGACCGCCCCGGCCGACACCCGCGCCGGTCCTCTCGCACCGGGTCCTCAAAGCGCTCCTCGGTGCCTGGGCGCTGTCCGCCTGTTCGGCGGAGGAGACCGCCGCCGTGGAGGACCACCTCACCGGGTGCGCCCCGTGCGCGGACGAGGCGCTGCGGCTGCGGGACGCCGTGGGGCTGCTGCACACCGGCGGTTCGCTGGACCTCGATCCGACGTTGCGGACCCGGGTGATGGACGGCTGCCTGGGCCGTCGCCCGGCCCGGATTCCCGTTCCCGAGTGGGCCGCGCCGTACGACGCCGAGACCGCCCGGCTGGATGCTCTGCTCCGCGACATCGGTGACGCCGAATGGCATGCGCCGGTGCGGCTCCAGTGGTTCGAGGAGGAGCGCCCGGTCAGCCGCCGGGCGACGGTCGCCGGGGTGATCGGCCATCTGAGGGCGGTCGACGGGCTGCTGTCCGCCGCGCTCGGCCTCGACGACCCGCTCGGCGGCGGCGACGTACCGCTCGACCCCACCGAGCGCACCGAGGCGTACTGGTCGGCGACGCGGCCGCCGGCCACCCGGGCCGTCCGCGAGCCCTGGCGGGACCAGAGCCACGAGCTGATCCGTACGGCGTCCCTCGCCGGGCGGAACGTCGCCGAGACCTCCGTCTCCTACGGCGCCTTCGCCCTGCCGCTCCAGGACGCGCTGCTGGAGCGGGCCTTCGAGTGCTGGGTGCACGGCGGGGACATCGCCGACGCCGTGGACTACCCGTACGAGGCCCCGTCCGCCGCCCATCTGCACCGGATGATCGACCTCGCGGCCCGGCTGATCCCGGCCGCCCTCGCGGGCCGCCGCGGCGCCGGACTGGCCGGACCGGTCAGGGAACTGGTCGCGGCCGGGGCGCCGGGCCGCTCGCTCCATCTGGAGATCGAGGGGCACGGCGGTGGCGACTGGTACATCGCGCTGGACTCACCGGCCGCCGTCGGCTCGCCCGAGCGAGCGGTGGCGACCGTGGCACTGGACGGGGTGGAGTTCTGCCGGCTCGTCGCGGGCCACATCCCGCCGGTGGAAGCGGCGGCGGGCCAGGAGGGCGACCGCGAGGCCATCCGCGACGTGCTGTTCGCGGCGGCCTCGCTCAGCCGGTTGTGA